From the Centropristis striata isolate RG_2023a ecotype Rhode Island chromosome 5, C.striata_1.0, whole genome shotgun sequence genome, the window CAGTGCAGCTGTCATAATGAgtaggtgtgaatgagcgtCTGgaccattttttcttttgtcgcTGTAGACACTGGACTGACCTCAACCTTGTGTACGTCAGGAGGTGACCTTTGGTCAGGATGATGTCCTTATCGTCGGCTCTGGGTGTTCCTGTGGCAACACTGTGGGATTTTCACACGTCGAGCTGGAATGTCTGGAATTCTAGGTGTCATTTTAGGAAAAACATTTTGGCTGCAGCTGGAGTTATTCATGTTATGGGAGTCCTGGCTGTCTGCGTTTGTGTGTCCTACTGTAGCTGGACCACATATTGACACATTATTCATATAAATGGCAGTAATATGCACATTGACAAAGGACTTACAAAATCAGTTCTTGAGAAAACTGTCTTTCTCTGGAAAGTGTACATATGtggtttttgtttctgttctcGGACGTTTTTAGACTTCTGGTGTGTGGAATTTTGgtaattactgtatttagtctCTGGCTGAGTGGCTAGGCCGAATTAAATCATGTCTCAGTTTGTTCTTTTGGATATATTTAGACAGCTTCGGACAATTTAAGTTGCATATTACATCATATAACAGCTGTGCACCTGTAGTATTTCCTCTGCAGTTTTGCAAGAGCGATTTCAGAGGAAATGGCTACCTTAGTGGTGAAAGTGCTTTTTGCTGTTCATTGCGTTATGTGAATGTTAAGAAATGTTTCCATATGCTTAAAAGTTCATCCCCTACTCCTGTCTTTTTACTCTCTATTGAAAGCTTTATGACAGAGTTGTTTAAAGTAGAGTTGTGAACAATAAACCGATGCGACCAGATATTCGGTTTAACAAGGGAGAGATACGACAGCGTCGGTAGCAGCCTCCTCAATCGATACATTTCAGCCATGAATTCCTAGATtaatcggttgtagagtcatggattgGGTATCGCGAGACTTAGAATCAGTTGGCAGcttcacacacttacagtttGCGTCGGCGTCTCTAAAACAACTCAAGAGCTGAAGCTGCCCAGGAAACGGTTCTCGCGCAACTCCATGGGCCTCTCTGGTGACAAACGATGGATAAGTGTTTCTTTCTGGGAGACagactctctgctgttttttaattcttttttactttaataatatccataataaatctgaatgggtgacaggaaaaaaagcttctagaacaatttttctttacattattaaatgtagaaagatgtttgtggtctttttgttgttctaaCAACCAACAATaccaacaataaaacagatttttaactccATGGCAAATCAGAAGATAgataaaatctaaaacttttgtCTAAAAGTCGAATCGTTCTCACACTGTATCGATTCAAATCGAATCAGTTTGTAATAAAAGCATACCGATTTTGAATCGTATCGTAACCTGTGTATCTAGATGCGAATCAAGtcgtttatcacagagagatgtgcaaccCTAGTTTAAAGCTGCACATATTCCACTTTTCAGGCTACTAACAAGATTCATAAAGTAAAGATATATAGTGGTCATTTCACAAATACAAGTCATTTAAATCTAAATCTCATCttaaatttaaccattttattTCTAAGCCAGTGGTAAAGCAAGATGAAATTAACTTCTGTGCTgactcacaaaaaaaaactgtttgagCCGAGGGGTGTTGGAGGAGAGACataaagaaagacagaagagaAGCCGACAGAACAGACACAGTGCAGTTTAagcatttattgtgttttgaatGGATTAGGACAGCTCTGTCTGTGACCTCTACAGGGTGTGGTGGTGATCCAGTGATGCTGGTCACCGCCCTCCCCAGAATCCTTACTGGAATAATGAGTCAGTACAACTCAGTACATCAACATCATGAGCAGACTACAACTCACGTGTGTTTTCTGACTCAAGGCTGCAAAGCTGGACCACTTGCATACTTTTTGCTATTTCTGACTGTTCCAGCAGTCACGGCTAATCTGCCCTCTTCACTGAAAGAATACCTGCAGATCTGGCACAGCCAACCTGTCTATGACTGGAAAACTTTCAGCACTACATGTTGCCAAAACCTCAGACACCAATTACCAAGTGCAGTTGGAGCAGCTCTGCATGTTATGCATGTGTCAAATATTGTCCTGGGAAAAGAGCTGGACAGCCCACAGTTTATTCCGAGTCGCATTCAAATCAGACCCATCTAGTTGGCACCACCCAAACCAACAAACTGGCAAACTTGAATATTGTCTGGGTTTTTCTGAGGTCACAAGTGTTGGGGCTACGAAAATGTACTTTCAGTAAAAGCATAAACCTAAAAATATGAGCGTATTAGTAGGATGGTTCTTATTtgttaaaactacaaaaataactCCATAATCAAATTGTTAGCATGTGGAGtatttaatgctttatttttggtgGGATAAAAGTAATGTTCTTTAACCAGTTGTCATGTGGTTCAAATGGCAGCAATGATTTCTATGATTTTAGTTGATCAAAAACAAGACTGAAAGCAAAGCAAATATTCCTCCTGCATAAATTGCCTCTGGACAGTTTGTTTACTGTGCGGTACCTGTAAGCTAGCTTGCTACGTATGCACTTCaaatctctgtgtttgtgtgcaactCAGCCTCTTGTTAACTCAGAACTAGACCtgcaaaattaatcaaaattttCTCTAAATTGCAACATGGATTAGTGCAATATCCAGGTCACAGAAGGCACAATATTTTTGATGGGCAAAAATCTGTCAGGATGTCCTGGCATACTAATTGTTTTggaatcaagattttttttttggtagaaATACCTAAATCTTCCCATgaacatttacatatatttttgaatgaaaatgaataatacTGTGAAACATATGGCAATGGCAATATCAGTCATTTTATCAATGCGTTTTTCAGTTAATGctcaatatttttaacaaacaaatgCTAGCgactctgtgaggctgtactttGCTAACACCAGCATGCTAAAATACTCACAATGAGGATGTTTAGCAGGTATAATGTTTACAATATCCGACGTCTTAGTTTAGcatgtcagcatgctaacatttgctatgCAAATTAGAACTAAATTCAAAGTAGAGGTTAGGCTGACGGGAAtgtcataaaccaaagtattggaAAAAATGAATAGTGACCTGTCAGTGGCGCTATATGAAAAGTCTGGATTACCAATTTCATTTAAACAAATGTCATGTCAAtctatccaatagttgttgaggcAGTTGGCACCAAAAAGCACACATGTCAACCTGCTGGTGGTGCTAGATGAAAAGTCAGGGCTTGAATGAATGCCTGTAGAAAacttcatggcaatccatcaagTAGTTGtcgagatatttcagtctgaaaCCAAAGTGGTGAATTTACAGACAGACACTGGATATTCAATCAGCACTTGTTACTGTCTAATTTCACTGTGGAACTAATTTTCACAAATGGTATATTGTCCAAGCAGAACTGCAGGGTTTCACATCTGTAAATGTGATTTCAGCGGTGCATACTTGTAGCACAGTGTCAGCTCTGACTGACTATCATTACAACAGTCTAGTAAGTCTCGGCTGTATTTTGTTCTGCTTCCACTCTGAGGTATTTTTGGGTTACTGGCCAACTTTTCTGAACATGTGTTAGACATTTTTGCTCCTCAGTGACAGATTTGGTGGAGTGATTTTTCCTTCAGATCAGTGCATTCTTTTCTAACATTTACAGGACAGATAATATTTTCATTGCTTTGCCCTGCAGTTTTTTCATTCGCGAATCAACAAGGGATCCAATGGGCTTTTCCTACATACCATCACATACCAAAACAATATTCGCCAAAACTGAATGAGAACCATTGTGCAGGATTTTGGGGGTTTCTTCAACTGTGTCCACCGTCAGTAAGACTGATACTTTACTGTCTGGGAGCCCTCCAACATCTGTGCGCTCTGGAAAAACGTGTTCTCTGTGTCTCTTGGTTTGAATTGGCAGATACTGTATGATTTCACTATGACTGATACTGGCTCCAGTTGTTGATGTTATGACTTGGCTACATCTTTTTCACACAGTCATAAATCATAATGAAACCAGTCTATTCATACAGGTTGTCCTAGTAAGTTTACTTATGGCCATTCAGAATCTTAAGCACCAAGAAAGGCCCTTTCCATCCAAAACAATCGTCTAAGTAGGCTATATTTCTTATATACTATAGTTTGAGATATTCTGCCCAACTGGTGTATGTTCTAGTAGAGCTATTACAGTGCAATCCTTCCAGCCTCTGTCATTCTTGGAGAGCATGGAAAACACATGGAGTGGTGGCCAGGACAGCATAGTTTTCAAAGAAAGCTCAATTTCAGGCCTTGCATTACATCTACACTTGCTGGCCACCTGGGGCCCACCTGCCAGGGCCCAGACTTGCATACTTTCctattctctttctttctgtctgtcttcctcTATTTATAACTCATTGCTGGATGTCTTCACTGCCCACCCAGCTCTATGAGAAATGGCTGAAGTTGAAATTCAGGAATCTAGTGTTACTTTTGACTGAATCCCTTAACCATGAATGGCTTACTTTCTGTTTCAGTGACTGCAGTCTTTTTGCTGTAGTGTTTAGATTTAGGCATATTGCGGCCAATGACGGCATCCTGCTTTGAAACATGCTGTATGTACAAAGTTGTActctaaactaaatatttctgTAACGTTTTTTGCCACACAAGCTGCTATAGGGATGTCAGTCTGTCGGTCACTACCAATTTCGTTCAGACTGAAATTAATCAAGACTTAATGAATGGATTAAtatgaaatttggtacagacattcatggtccccagaggatgaacccaTAGGTCTTTGGTGATGCTCTGACTTTTTATCTAGCACCACCAGCAGGTCAAACATGTTACTTAATCAATGGAACATCTCAACATCAACTTGTTAGAGACATTCATGATTCCTAAAGAGGGACGGGCTGATGGACAATGGCATTGTCCCTTGTGACAGTTGACAGTCAATGACCACTGACTGTCCCAACCTTCAACCTAAACCTGGGCCTGAGGTTTCTGGTGGCGTTTATTAAGTGCTTAAAAAGGTTTAATTCTGATTGAAAGAAAACACTTATGCAATGTGCTAATTTCTGGTGAAATACGTAATAAGGCAGTAATAATTATTCTTAATGGTGGATATAGCCCCTCTAGTGGGTTTTGTGCCAGTGTGATTTGATTGGTGTGGATGACTTGCGCTGACAATAATCCATCATACTGTTTCACTGTGTACATTGTCATATGCCAATGTGGTAGACATCTCCCAACCCTATTCCCAAGAGACTTTGGTGATCCTCAGCCTTTCTTCTAGTGCCACTATGAGtttgacatttgtggttttgattAAACATTACTTTTGGTGCAATCACTCGGTCAACATTATTGACTTAATACCTTCAAAGCTAATGACAACCCATCATCTTTAGGTGTGTTTAGTGCGAATTAGCTAATGTTggtatacactgtaaacaaagatgaagtcaaTGAATAgtgatggccaaaatgccatCTGAAggctttaaaatgtcagttcacaaaccagtgggtgacgcCAATGtggctatgtccacttcttttatacagtctatgaataCAAAATGTGTCCTTGTGGATTCTGAGGAGTCCTGTTGGTTTCAGGCTCCTATTTAAATTATCTTCAGAGGAATAGTTCTCTTACAATAGATGACATTGCGATGACTCAAGTTCATGCCCTTCCACTATGGAAACCAGAGGAAGAGACAGATTTAATCTCTTTTAAGTCTGGCTGAAATATTTTAGGTGTTGGGATGAAAATTAAATTGTGGGAATATCTGCTCTATTTGCGTACCTTCAAAAGATCATCTGCTATATCTGACTCACCATACAGTGAAGCAGAAGCCTGTAAAAACATCAGCAAGATAAAAATCTGGTAGACTTAATTCAGAATCGTCACCACAAAAGCCCCGGAGGTTTTTTGACTTCTAGACAACTGGCCTAATGTATTTTTCTCCCCTCAGCTCGTGTTAAGCTGTGTAAACTTAGAACACCACAAGActggaaagagagggaggagaggaaaaagagggGAAAGACTTGggggtggaggtgtgtgtgtgtctggaagTGGAAATGGGCAGCAGGGAGGAGGAATGTGAAACATTTCTGATGCTGGTCCAGTGGCTGTTTACACGGTAGTCAGCCTCTGACATCAGACTCCAGACTTTATAAATGTCAGCAGGCGCAAGAATGAGCAGTAGGCAAACATCGTCACACAGATTCGTGAGACAGACTGAGCTCCATCAGCAACACAAGCCCCCATGGACCGACtgttgtgtgactgtgtgataGCTTTGGCTGTTCTGTTGTGTGTGGCTACACAGGTGAGGCCTGTTCCTGTTTACTTACAGTAGTTTGTTCTGAATTAGATTATAATGTAatatgtgtatgtgagagagaaagaattgGTCTGGAAGTTGTGTGATTTTTCTTGGCTCTAATATTGTAACAAAATTGATAGACATTGtttgtcaaattttaatttgattttttttctgcacaggAAGTCACAAAAGTCTCAATGTGATTATTTAtccatacattatatatatttcatttgtattatGGGTGGATTATTATCTTCCTGTCTAACCTGATTTGAAACAAAGAGGAGAGTGATAATAACCATCCTGTTTGGACAGAAATAGAGGCAGGAAGTGgactttttttggcatttttgctagaaacaaaatttaaaatatgaatcatAATACTGAAGAattatcttttatttctctgaaatctAATCGGTATTCATCATTCTTATAGTCTCAGCAGATTGACTTGTTGGCATAGCTCTTGTGACACCAGGTTGTCTGCATTTTCAAGGGCAAATTTTCTAGTACAAGGTTGatttacagtaaagaaacaGTGTCCTATGTACTTGCAGTGTATGTTTGTGGTAGGTTATTTATTTGATTGgtaattttggtctttttaattGGTAATTTTGGTCTTAGACGACTACGATTTTTGGAGTCGATTAGCCTTTTTTTGCTTGCATAAAGGCATGCTAAATGATGCATAACTCGTCTATGTTTTGGCTCCACCAGAATCATGTAATTGGAAACAGTGGTTTGGTTTGGACTGACGCACACCAGCGTGCAGTTTCTGAGGATACCAATAATATTAACACACTCCtaatgtgaaaatgtaattaGGATAATAGGTGCTGATTATAATAATCGGGTGGTGGTGATGGTAAAGATGGTGATGATGTTCATGCTCAAACTGAAATAAATTTCACATTAGTTAAGAGGATCAAATGTAATAGCCTAAATATGTCTGGTTTGGTGATGTGATGTTTCACAGGAATTCACAGgaatttcacttttttctccaacTTCAACTCAGCCAGAAACCAGTAAATGCCTTGGGatagactttttttatgtatttggtGAAGTCTGAAGTTATTTTCATTGGCTCAGTTGTTGAGTGTCTGTGGAATCAAATATCATGATCATGTTCCCATAGGCAGTAAACTAGTACTACCCCTGTTCTAATCTGTTCCCATGTGTGTTGTCCCTGCAGGTGTTGTGCCAGCTGTGTGACAGGCCTTGCCACTGCCCCAGTTCTGTCCCCCATTGCCCCTCAGGAGTCCCACTGGTGCAGGATGGCTGCCGGTGCTGCCAGGTGTGTGCCCGGCAGCGAGGCGAGCCCTGCACTGAGATGTTCCCCTGCGACAGCCAGAGAGGACTGCAGTGCGACTACAGTGCCAGCTTCCCCGGAGACCCTGGGGAGTGTGTCAGTGAGTGCCTCCTCTAACAACCAGGCCCATGTCTGTGTGGGTAGGACAGAGTGGAGGACATACAGAGAGGAGGTCATAATGCTTCAGTCAGTGTGCGTGAGCGGGACAAACAGACAGTTAATGTTTAAAGTCTGCTCAGCAGAGCGGGACGGCCTGCCGGGCGGCTGCTCTGCCAGAGCTCCAAAACGTTTCAACTTCTATTTCCAGGACTGCTGTTGACACATTTCCTCTAATGACTGCCCTTTAACCAGCATGATAGATTGCAGAGACAACACTCATGGATTGAAAAACAGACTCCTCAGTTTCTTAGCAGAGAGGCCTGGTTTCCCATAAAACTACATAACCATTGGCAGGGACAGCAGCTCCTGTGTCCTCACgtctctctctcattttcctCCACTCTGTCCCCCTAAGTTAAGACACCGTCTgtgctgtgtgtttcctacaggtCAGGAGGATCTGGGCTGTGAAGTCAACGGCATTACATACCATGAGGGCCAGTCGTTTCAGCCCTCCTGTGACACTTACTGCCACTGCAGAGGTGGAGGGGTGAGCTGTATGCCCACTTGTCCTCTGAACATCCGTTTTCCCACTCCAGACTGTCCCAACCCACAACATATCCGGCTTCCGGGGAAATGTTGCAAGGAATGGGTGTGTGAGAACCTCGAGAACACAGTCATTCAGGATGCCATCACAGGTAAATTATACAGGTGGATGGATGATTTATAGCGGTTAATCCAATCGTTAAGGGTAGAATGTaagctttatttatattataaagtaGATTCATTacgagcagcagcagtggaatACAGTACAAGCTTTATAGCAGacaataacagataaaataagTGTTTGCCATTATAGAAAATGCACTTATTCTCTTTATTCTTACTGAGAGTCAGATGAGATGATACAACTGTAATGTCTGTATGGTCAATGTGAAGCTACATCCAGCAGCAgattagtttagtttatcataaagactggaaacagctaaTCTGACTTTGTCCAAAGGTTTAAAAAATCTCTAAGAGCTGCTATAAAGCTTATTAAAGTGGCAATAGACACATTTTATGCTTTTACTTATTATTGTAATGTCAATGTCGACTGTACAATGCAATGGCTATATAATAATGACACCATCAGCATTTAGAATGGTTTGCTAAAAGCCACGCTTTTAGTGTCTGCTACCAGGTCGGGAAAAAGAAAGCTTGATTTACAGCAGTGTTTTTCTAAGGGTTTCTAAATTGCGCCTCTATTTATGAACATAATGAATAATAACACATGTGTTCCATGGTCATAACCAAGACAGCACAATGTCAGATTAAAGCTTCACTCCATCAGTTTtgttctttcacaataaaagcttacCAAAGAGCATTTTGCTAACAAGTAACTCAACAAAATGGTTAAGaactaaacaaaacacaacctaACAAAGTAGCTTACAACAGCTATCCTGTGGAAGAAGAAATAGCAAACGATGACATTCAATGCAAATGAACTAGGAATTACAAGAAAGACAGGACCAGTTtatattatttactatttacaGCAAGAAGTCCAGCTTGGCATCTGTCTTGCAGCCTTTTATTTCACAAAGCTCTTTAACAACCAGTCAGACATTTTCTCTTGCCCGACGGCCTCTTGCTCAGTCACCCAGTCCTTTTCTCTTCTTAGCTTCTTCCGTTAACATCCTCTTCTGTTTCTTTGCTTCTGATATGTCCGTCGAGGCTACTGAACCTGGTTTTGTTGCCAGCTCCCCAGAACACTGGCCAGACTCCTCGCCAGCATCCCCCCCAGAGCTTGAAAATAAATCTCCTCCTCCCAGTAgtccaaaagaaacaaacatctatgtttcttttggaaacAATTGCAGCATGTCCTGTGTTGTTGGTAGTTGTAGGCTCTGAGGAAAACGGAAAGCATCAAGTTGTCTTCTTTGCAACAATGGCACCAATAATTATACCACTTAGAAAGGCTGGGGGGTCTATTTCTACTTTAATCAATACAAAAACCAACTAAAAGAAGTATGAAAACAACAagttgtggggttttttaaccTTTGGACAGAGAAAGGCTAGGTGTTTCACCCTATTTGCAGTCTGTACACtaataagctaagctaaccgccTCCTGGCTCGagcttcatatttaataatCAGACATAGCAGTGGTATCAAGTTTTCTGTCAAATTCTGCACGAAATTGTCACACTagttatttcaattttattgcAACATCACATTCATTTACATCACATTTTCCAGTGTGagaaatatctcaacatttaCTATTGCAGGATTTCTCTGCTACAAATGTTGCTCATTGATAATTAGTCCAGATGGCAACATAATCATTCCTTCATTTATAAGAGATTTGTCATTTGTAGTCATGTCTGGAAGTTTTTACTGGAGCATTTTTGTATTAAACTGGGGTGTGGCTGGCCAAAGGAAACTCCCAGAGTCCAAATATAACCCACATTTCTTTGGAAaagttaaaacatatttttttttctcagtcacCATGTTTCCTAGTTTCATAACAACAATCACAGCTGTGAAACAATTAAACATGAAGCCATGTAGAGACTATTACTCTATTTAAAggggagtgtgtgagtgagagagggtGTGTTAGGGAAATGAAGCCACTCTAAAAACATCTGGAATTCCAAACACAAGTCAAACAATCTTATGAGAGCAGCaatagaacattttgttcttgGATACGAAACTTGAATTCACAAGTCATTCCTGAAAATCAGCTAATTATTTTGACTTGTATATGCAAGTTTTGGGGGAAACTAAGATTTGCTTTGGGTTTTTATATTCACAAAAATCCAAAGCACTGGATCAgatttgaattttgaatttttctgAGCAAAAAACAATCCAATGAGACTTTAACTGAGTCAGGGAGGTGAATGAGTTGAGTCAGcatctagttttagtttagcacATCGGTTTAAACTGtggtgtgaattagaattttctGAATTTGCTTCTCACTCTAATCATTGCTATATTTGGTTTCCTCAGCCATGAGACCTGGCAGGTTGTGGCCGGCTCTCCCGATGGATCATCCTCTAAACAAATTGACCCCACCTGCCTCCACCTGCATAGAACAGAGCACCCAGTGGAGTGCCTGTTCCCAGAGCTGTGGGGCTGGGGTTTCCACACGGGTCTCAAACCGGAACCCAGCCTGTAAGCTGCAAATGGAAACTCGACTCTGTAAAGTGCGGCCTTGCCATACAGGTCAGCCTGTTCAGAGGAAACCCATGGTGAGCTTCTGTTTATTTACCTGCCTGTATGTTGTCAGGCTATATCCCCTCATATGTCCCATTAGGTTCCATTGAGGGCTCTAAATGTTCACTTTAtccaa encodes:
- the ccn5 gene encoding WNT1-inducible-signaling pathway protein 2 produces the protein MDRLLCDCVIALAVLLCVATQVLCQLCDRPCHCPSSVPHCPSGVPLVQDGCRCCQVCARQRGEPCTEMFPCDSQRGLQCDYSASFPGDPGECVSQEDLGCEVNGITYHEGQSFQPSCDTYCHCRGGGVSCMPTCPLNIRFPTPDCPNPQHIRLPGKCCKEWVCENLENTVIQDAITAMRPGRLWPALPMDHPLNKLTPPASTCIEQSTQWSACSQSCGAGVSTRVSNRNPACKLQMETRLCKVRPCHTGQPVQRKPMWGRQGQCKASYTSPGPIRLVHQGCYSTRAYQLRYCGQCTDSHCCTPYQTTTAEVTFRCPTGRLLQRPVMMIHSCVCHNNCPYKPFSNPALWGFRP